From one Musa acuminata AAA Group cultivar baxijiao chromosome BXJ2-6, Cavendish_Baxijiao_AAA, whole genome shotgun sequence genomic stretch:
- the LOC135613713 gene encoding probable WRKY transcription factor 49 — protein sequence MEEVEGTEVNWFDDFDCSQLELLRELQAQESPRFMESQPDAPHESVIDKLISALYSNPAIGDVESALSVTFQNGDSHGRCNSQPILCSPDKGLGRMDHKFTIKIKTCENGLADDGYKWRKYGQKSIKNSPNPRSYYRCTNPRCNAKKQVERSMEDPETLIVTYEGLHLHYTYSHLLLSGSSQYYYSDTDLHVAKKLKCQSMAEVADAPAQPPTRSTSTIEPRKLQPAADGAVLLGSADASLRHGLLDDVLRSSEGLLEDVVPLVVRKPCNSTTSSFDAFPSSPASSPSYSSLPLTTNSSHLDLGTLSTIK from the exons ATGGAGGAAGTCGAAGGAACAGAGGTCAACTGGTTTGACGATTTTGACTGTTCTCAGTTGGAGTTGTTGAGGGAGCTGCAGGCTCAGGAGAGCCCTCGGTTCATGGAATCCCAACCTGATGCGCCACATGAATCGGTCATCGACAAGCTCATCTCTGCTCTCTATTCCAACCCAGCGATCGGCGACGTAGAAAGCGCCCTCTCTGTGACCTTTCAGAACGGCGACTCCCATGGCCGGTGTAATTCTCAACCCAT ACTTTGCTCACCGGACAAGGGTCTGGGAAGGATGGATCACAAGTTCACAATCAAAATCAAGACCTGTGAGAATGGGCTTGCTGATGATGGTTACAAATGGAGGAAATATGGGCAGAAATCCATCAAGAACAGCCCCAATCCAAG GAGCTACTACAGGTGCACCAACCCGAGATGCAATGCCAAGAAGCAGGTGGAGAGGTCCATGGAAGATCCAGAGACGCTCATCGTCACATACGAGGGCCTCCACCTCCACTACACCTACTCACACCTCCTCCTCAGTGGGTCGTCGCAGTACTACTACTCCGACACCGACCTCCATGTCGCGAAGAAGCTCAAGTGCCAGTCCATGGCGGAGGTCGCGGACGCACCGGCGCAACCCCCAACACGGAGCACATCGACGATCGAGCCTCGCAAGTTGCAACCTGCAGCGGATGGAGCAGTACTTCTGGGAAGTGCTGATGCGAGTCTGCGGCATGGACTTCTTGACGATGTATTGCGGAGCTCAGAAGGACTCCTGGAAGATGTTGTGCCGTTGGTGGTGAGAAAGCCATGCAACTCCACCACCTCGTCCTTCGACGCTTTTCCTTCATCCCCGGCATCTTCTCCATCCTACTCTTCCCTGCCATTAACCACCAACTCTTCTCACCTAGATCTGGGTACTCTCTCCACCATCAAGTGA
- the LOC135615803 gene encoding transcription factor PCL1-like gives MGEEAGSDDEFDRLSAADDVSSGGDDDDGRVLEWELGLPSGEELTPLSQPLVPPQLASAFSVKPEPARTALDVHRASQSTIFGLRRVAPSSDASAAFRSFSPFPPAAADETVAFEGDDPVVAGESSGKIPLFGPISPCAESPEAEPSTPQPDDSSDDHSARALKRPRLVWTPQLHKRFIDVVTHLGIKNAVPKTIMQLMNVEGLTRENVASHLQKYRLYLKRMQGIPDEGPSPSDHLFTSTPPATQNLHEQHVHTPMRYAMPAMFSMPVFGMAPPHGHGRPITMVPAVHNHGNGAHHAFEPQHPYGAFSERHKD, from the exons ATGGGCGAGGAGGCGGGCAGCGATGACGAATTCGACCGCCTCTCGGCTGCCGACGATGTAagcagcggcggcgacgacgacgacggcaggGTTCTCGAGTGGGAGCTCGGCCTCCCTAGCGGCGAGGAGCTCACTCCACTGTCCCAGCCCTTGGTGCCGCCGCAGCTTGCCTCGGCTTTTAGCGTCAAGCCAGAGCCGGCCCGGACTGCTCTCGACGTCCATCGGGCCTCCCAGTCCACCATCTTCGGCCTCCGCCGCGTCGCCCCCTCCTCCGATGCCTCCGCCGCCTTCAGATCCTTCTCCCCCTTCCCGCCCGCCGCCGCTGATGAAACCGTGGCCTTTGAGGGCGACGATCCGGTGGTCGCCGGTGAGTCTTCAGGCAAAATCCCACTTTTTGGGCCCATTTCCCCCTGCGCTGAATCGCCGGAGGCGGAACCGTCTACTCCCCAGCCGGACGATTCGAGCGACGACCACTCCGCGAGGGCCCTGAAGCGGCCGCGCCTCGTCTGGACGCCGCAGCTCCACAAGAGGTTCATCGATGTGGTCACCCATCTGGGGATCAAGAACGCGGTGCCGAAGACCATCATGCAGCTGATGAACGTGGAGGGACTGACGAGAGAGAACGTCGCGAGCCACCTCCAAAAGTATAGGCTTTACCTGAAAAGAATGCAAGGAATCCCAGACGAGGGGCCCTCGCCATCGGATCACCTGTTCACCTCAACGCCGCCGGCGACACAGAATCTTCACGAGCAACATGTCCACACACCCATGCGGTATGCCATGCCGGCTATGTTCTCAATGCCAGTCTTTGGAATGGCTCCTCCACATGGACATGGTCGTCCGATCACAATGGTGCCGGCTGTACACAATCACGGAAATGGAGCTCATCATGCGTTTGAGCCACAGCATCCTTATGGAGCTTTCAGCGAGCGGCACAAGGATTG A
- the LOC135615804 gene encoding uncharacterized protein LOC135615804, with amino-acid sequence MATSTISSSPLLLAAPKCASRASSKLCFDPSPRLTTSGRPRLDLCTRKRRFGGDSLKSSRIWRVSAVAEETLPPEATVEKAQQIIPAAAEDSAASTVVSALLVVAFIGLSILTIGVIYLAVQDFLRKREREKFEKEDAEKKKKGGKKAKAKARTGPRGFGQKIEEDED; translated from the exons ATGGCAACATCAACCATATCTTCgtctcctctcctcctcgctgCTCCCAAATGCGCTTCCCGTGCTTCTTCCAAGCTATGCTTCGATCCGAGTCCCCGACTGACCACCTCCGGTCGCCCTCGACTAGATCTATGCACACGGAAGAGAAGGTTTGGAGGAGATTCACTCAAAAGCTCTCGAATTTGGCGGGTCTCGGCTGTCGCGGAGGAAACTTTGCCGCCGGAGGCCACCGTGGAGAAGGCCCAGCAGATTATTCCCGCCGCTGCTGAAGACAGCGCTGCATCCACCGTCGTCTCTGCTTTACTCGTCGTCGCCTTTATCGGACTCTCCATCCTCACCATAGGG GTGATCTACTTGGCAGTGCAAGATTTTCTgaggaaaagagaaagagagaagtttgagaaagaagatgcagaaaagaagaagaagggaggaaagAAAGCAAAAGCCAAGGCAAGGACTGGACCAAGAGGCTTTGGCCAGAAGATTGAAGAAGATGAGGATTAG
- the LOC135614003 gene encoding uncharacterized protein LOC135614003, which produces MASVAPFSAPSPLSSSSSSPRPPPAAAVAPSLRPAVPAFPWCGRRPAASRVVAVSAVGELSSDSNTYLIAGAIGVALVGTAFPILFSRRDICPECDGAGFVRQAGAALRANAARKDQSQIVCPRCNGLGKLGQIDK; this is translated from the exons ATGGCTTCCGTGGCTCCCTTCTCAGCTCCCtcacctctttcttcttcttcttcctcccctcggCCACCACCGGCTGCTGCAGTCGCGCCTTCCCTGCGCCCGGCGGTTCCGGCCTTTCCTTGGTGCGGCAGAAGGCCTGCTGCTTCCAGGGTGGTGGCGGTGTCGGCAGTCGGGGAGCTGTCGTCCGACAGCAACACGTATCTGATCGCCGGAGCCATCGGTGTGGCGCTTGTCGGCACTGCTTTCCCCATACTCTTCTCTCGCAGGGACAT ATGCCCAGAGTGTGACGGAGCTGGGTTCGTCAGGCAAGCTGGGGCGGCACTGAGGGCTAATGCAGCAAGGAAGGATCAATCTCAGATAGTTTGTCCTCGTTGCAATGGGCTGGGGAAGTTGGGACAAATCGACAAATAA
- the LOC135615807 gene encoding uncharacterized protein LOC135615807, whose product MGCRIRVESLQWSTQARLDEGWSRNATFSAPPKPPQTWQAFAAPSLLKCGAIPPCFFCELMRPLALLKSRKGREKTQMAQSGRNRLHFLDYCPGKHHLPASNLHPHKGVSSPRGHWSAPTTPTFREFYDHEDYHHHHAKKSVLVKVKEKARKWRQMLLKKRHGQGKHNPTPPWGVSLDAGLEEADEHPRHHGASVSESETAPYAPAVDSAPANHSSPQVKSTVTLLSTTDEESETMQKDEVRSEQPASDDHLGAVKDLPIPDRTVVPAAIDKAPMKDESMDQKPAGNSNKTLSETVTEMLTPAYAAVSEATQAIASKFQGSSPRYEMVAKQVWDKGVSMKEYLMQKLEPGEEDRALCEVITGAVSPRNVSHGCAEAGAVKTREEAVSSLTGKEESEGSPIPVSTNPHAGM is encoded by the exons atgggTTGCCGAATTCGTGTAGAGAGTCTTCAATGGTCCACACAGGCACGGCTCGACGAAGGGTGGTCAAGAAATGCCACCTTCTCCGCACCACCCAAACCTCCTCAAACTTGGCAAGCTTTTGCCGCTCCTTCCCTGCTTAAATGCGGTGCGATCCCTCCATGCTTCTTTTGCGAGTTGATGAGACCTCTCGCGTTGCTCAAGTCCAGGAAGGGAAGAGAGAAAACGCAAATGGCTCAATCAGGGAGGAACagattacattttcttgactACTGTCCGGGGAAACACCATCTTCCGGCCAGCAATCTGCACCCGCATAAAG GTGTGTCGTCTCCGCGTGGACATTGGTCGGCGCCGACGACGCCAACCTTCAGGGAATTCTACGACCATGAAGactaccaccaccaccatgcGAAGAAGTCGGTGCTGGTGAAGGTGAAGGAGAAGGCAAGGAAGTGGAGGCAGATGCTTCTGAAGAAGAGACATGGGCAGGGGAAACACAACCCCACACCACCCTGGGGAGTTAGCTTGGACGCGGGGCTCGAAGAAGCAGACGAACATCCCCGCCACCATGGCGCCTCGG TGTCCGAGTCAGAGACGGCACCGTATGCTCCTGCCGTTGACTCTGCTCCAGCGAATCATTCGAGTCCGCAGGTGAAATCAACAGTTACTCTACTCAGTACGACAGACGAGGAATCGGAGACGATGCAGAAGGATGAAGTGCGTAGTGAGCAACCGGCGTCGGACGACCACCTCGGCGCAGTCAAGGATCTACCCATACCAGACAGGACTGTAGTGCCTGCTGCCATCGACAAGGCTCCCATGAAGGATGAGTCCATGGATCAAAAACCAGCCGGCAACAGCAATAAGACCCTGAGCGAGACGGTAACGGAGATGCTCACGCCGGCGTACGCTGCGGTGTCGGAGGCGACCCAAGCAATAGCCTCCAAGTTCCAGGGATCGAGTCCAAGGTACGAGATGGTCGCCAAGCAAGTGTGGGACAAGGGGGTCTCCATGAAGGAGTATCTGATGCAGAAGCTGGAGCCCGGAGAGGAAGACAGAGCTCTGTGCGAAGTCATTACCGGGGCGGTGAGCCCCAGAAATGTGAGCCATGGCTGTGCTGAAGCAGGCGCTGTGAAGACCAGGGAGGAAGCAGTCTCGTCTTTGACGGGAAAGGAGGAAAGCGAGGGGTCACCCATACCGGTCTCCACGAATCCTCATGCAGGAATGTAA
- the LOC135581557 gene encoding E3 ubiquitin-protein ligase SDIR1-like isoform X3, with product MSYVLRTSRADIESGLPGFIPERRLMRMHVGGRPVNNNSTTFLLTVLVLFMILNSHQMSPNFLQLQAQAQAHAAAASSFLGGTELRLHVPPSVAFATRGRLQSLRLQLALLDREFDDLDYDALRALDSDNPPDAPSMTEEEINALPVHNYKVQSRQGSATSRQSGGSLPQQASSSSVSATEQKRQESSKLDGDLKTPEDELTCSVCLEQVNVGELIRSLPCLHQFHAICIDPWLRQQGTCPVCKHRVNSGWHAGDDGEADMV from the exons ATGAGCTATGTTTTACGGACAAGTAGAGCGGACATCGAGAGCGGCTTGCCAGGATTTATACCCGAGAGGCGGCTGATG CGAATGCATGTGGGCGGTCGACCTGTTAATAACAATTCGACTACTTTTCTTCTTACCG TTCTTGTTCTGTTCATGATATTGAATTCACATCAGATGTCACCCAATTTTCTG CAACTCCAGGCTCAAGCCCAAGCTCACGCTGCAGCTGCCAGTAGCTTCCTTGGGGGCACAGAGTTGCGGTTGCATGTTCCACCATCCGTAGCCTTTGCTACAAGAGGGCGCTTACAGAGCTTGAGGCTCCAACTTGCTCTTCTTGATCGAGAATTCGATGATCTAG ATTATGATGCTTTAAGAGCATTGGATTCTGATAATCCCCCTGATGCTCCTTCGATGACAGAGGAAGAAATCAATGCCCTTCCTGTACACAACTACAAGGTCCAATCTCGCCAAGGGTCTGCGACCAGTCGGCAAAG TGGTGGATCATTGCCACAACAGGCATCATCTTCTTCTGTATCTGCAACTGAG CAGAAAAGGCAGGAGAGTTCAAAACTAGATGGGGACTTGAAGACTCCGGAAGATGAACTGACATGCAGTGTTTGCTTGGAGCAAGTCAATGTGGGAGAATTGATAAGAAGCTTACCATGCTTGCATCAG TTTCATGCAATCTGTATCGATCCATGGTTGCGTCAGCAAGGTACATGCCCTGTCTGCAAGCACAGGGTGAATTCTGGATGGCATGCAGGTGATGATGGTGAAGCGGACATGGTCTAG
- the LOC135581557 gene encoding E3 ubiquitin-protein ligase SDIR1-like isoform X2 yields MSYVLRTSRADIESGLPGFIPERRLMRMHVGGRPVNNNSTTFLLTVLVLFMILNSHQMSPNFLLWLVLGVFLMATSLRMYATWQQLQAQAQAHAAAASSFLGGTELRLHVPPSVAFATRGRLQSLRLQLALLDREFDDLDYDALRALDSDNPPDAPSMTEEEINALPVHNYKVQSRQGSATSRQSGGSLPQQASSSSVSATEKRQESSKLDGDLKTPEDELTCSVCLEQVNVGELIRSLPCLHQFHAICIDPWLRQQGTCPVCKHRVNSGWHAGDDGEADMV; encoded by the exons ATGAGCTATGTTTTACGGACAAGTAGAGCGGACATCGAGAGCGGCTTGCCAGGATTTATACCCGAGAGGCGGCTGATG CGAATGCATGTGGGCGGTCGACCTGTTAATAACAATTCGACTACTTTTCTTCTTACCG TTCTTGTTCTGTTCATGATATTGAATTCACATCAGATGTCACCCAATTTTCTG CTTTGGCTTGTTTTGGGAGTGTTTCTGATGGCCACCAGCCTAAGGATGTATGCAACTTGGCAGCAACTCCAGGCTCAAGCCCAAGCTCACGCTGCAGCTGCCAGTAGCTTCCTTGGGGGCACAGAGTTGCGGTTGCATGTTCCACCATCCGTAGCCTTTGCTACAAGAGGGCGCTTACAGAGCTTGAGGCTCCAACTTGCTCTTCTTGATCGAGAATTCGATGATCTAG ATTATGATGCTTTAAGAGCATTGGATTCTGATAATCCCCCTGATGCTCCTTCGATGACAGAGGAAGAAATCAATGCCCTTCCTGTACACAACTACAAGGTCCAATCTCGCCAAGGGTCTGCGACCAGTCGGCAAAG TGGTGGATCATTGCCACAACAGGCATCATCTTCTTCTGTATCTGCAACTGAG AAAAGGCAGGAGAGTTCAAAACTAGATGGGGACTTGAAGACTCCGGAAGATGAACTGACATGCAGTGTTTGCTTGGAGCAAGTCAATGTGGGAGAATTGATAAGAAGCTTACCATGCTTGCATCAG TTTCATGCAATCTGTATCGATCCATGGTTGCGTCAGCAAGGTACATGCCCTGTCTGCAAGCACAGGGTGAATTCTGGATGGCATGCAGGTGATGATGGTGAAGCGGACATGGTCTAG
- the LOC135615801 gene encoding ATP-dependent zinc metalloprotease FTSH 8, mitochondrial-like yields MIFSKIARPISRSSRRRSGHGWLPSGFGVKSGYSREALLQDPICHGDNGGLRSLRGYLTSVGAHRTLGERNHPVDWRFFLANPSFRRFFSSESPNKKNYENYYPKDKKEIPKANENNESDSKEDSNADDSGSLKENLMKALQGYVAPLLFMGLLFSSSSFGSSDQKEISFLEFKNKLLEPGLVDHIVVSNKSVAKIYVRSSARLSNQTKDDQMQETTTPAPPAHSASQFKYYFNIGSIESFEEKLEEAQEALGIDPHEYVPVRYVSEVNWFQELLRYAPTAFLVGLIYFMGRRIQGGIGGGVGKGNRGIFNIGKAQVTRMDKNSKNKIFFKDVAGCDEAKQEIMEFVHFLKNPKKYEELGAKIPKGALLVGPPGTGKTLLAKAAAGESGVPFLSISGSDFMEMFVGVGPSRVRNLFAEARQCAPSMIFIDEIDAIGRARGRGGFSGSNDERESTLNQLLVEMDGFGTTSGVVVLAGTNRPDILDKALLRPGRFDRQIALDKPDIKGREQIFRIYLKKIKLDKDPSYYSQRLAALTPGFAGADIANVCNEAALIAARNEGTQVTMQHFEAAIDRIIGGLEKKNKVISKLERRTVAYHESGHAVAGWFLEHAEPLLKVTIVPRGTAALGFAQYVPSENLLLTKEQLFDMTCMTLGGRASEEVLLGKISTGAQNDLEKVTKMTYAQVAVYGFSSKVGLLSFPQRDDTLEMTKPYSSKTGAIIDEEVREWVSKAYERTVALIKEHKDHVIQIAELLLEKEVLHQEDLVRVLGERPFVSSEPTNYDRFIQGFQDEDNTSNNLPEDAALEDDGSSPLNGEVVPT; encoded by the exons ATGATCTTTTCTAAGATCGCGCGTCCTATCTCTCGATCTTCGCGTCGCCGATCCGGACAT GGATGGCTGCCGAGCGGTTTTGGCGTGAAGTCTGGATACTCAAGAGAAGCCCTATTGCAAGATCCGATCTGTCATGGGGATAATGGAGGATTGAGGTCTCTGAGGGGCTATTTGACCTCCGTCGGAGCTCATAGAACCCTCGGAGAAAGAAATCACCCGGTTGATTGGAGATTCTTTTTGGCAAATCCAAGTTTTAGGCGGTTCTTTTCAAGTGAATCACCCAATAAGAAGA ATTATGAGAACTACTATCCGAAGGATAAGAAAGAAATTCCAAAAGCAAATGAGAACAACGAATCGGATTCAAAAG AGGATTCAAATGCGGATGATTCAGGAAGTTTGAAGGAGAATCTCATGAAGGCTTTGCAGGGTTATGTTGCTCCATTACTTTTTATGGGGTTGctgttttcttcctcttcttttggcTCCTCTGACCAGAAAGAG ATCAGTTTCCTAGAGTTTAAGAACAAGCTGCTGGAACCTGGCTTAGTCGATCACATTGTTGTGTCAAACAAATCAGTTGCAAAAATTTATGTCAGGAGCTCTGCACGATTAAGCAATCAAACCAAAGACGATCAAATGCAGGAAACAACAACACCTGCCCCTCCTGCACATTCTGCTAGCCAGTTCAAATATTACTTTAATATTGGAAGTATTGAATCCTTTGAAGAAAAGTTGGAGGAAGCTCAGGAAGCCTTGGGGATAGATCCTCATGAATATGTTCCTGTCAGATATGTATCTGAAGTAAATTGGTTCCAAGAATTACTCAGATATGCACCCACTGCATTTCTTGTGGGGCTTATCTACTTCATGGGGCGGAGAATACAGGGTGGAATTGGTGGTGGTGTTGGCAAGGGGAATCGTGGAATATTTAACATAGGAAAAGCCCAAGTGACTAGGATGGATAAGAACTCTAAAAATAAG ATATTTTTCAAAGATGTGGCTGGCTGTGATGAAGCCAAGCAAGAAATTATGGAATTTGTGCACTTCTTAAAGAATCCCAAGAAGTATGAGGAACTTGGAGCTAAGATTCCGAAAGGTGCTCTTCTTGTAGGTCCTCCAGGCACAGGGAAAACACTTTTAGCAAAAGCTGCAGCCGGTGAATCTGGTGTGCCCTTTCTGTCCATATCTGGTTCAGATTTCATGGAAATGTTTGTAGGAGTTGGACCTTCCAGGGTGAGAAACTTATTTGCTGAAGCCAGACAATGTGCTCCAAGCATGATTTTCATAGATGAGATAGATGCGATCGGTCGAGCAAGAGGCCGTGGAGGATTCTCAGGTTCCAATGACGAACGTGAAAGTACTCTTAATCAGTTGCTCGTGGAGATGGATGGATTTGGGACAACATCTGGTGTTGTTGTGCTAGCTGGCACCAATCGCCCGGACATTTTGGATAAGGCTTTGTTGAGACCGGGAAGGTTTGATCGTCAAATTGCTCTTGATAAGCCTGACATAAAAGGCCGTGAGCAGATATTCCGTATTTATCTTAAGAAGATTAAGCTTGATAAAGACCCATCTTATTACTCTCAAAGACTAGCAGCCCTTACGCCTGGTTTTGCTGGAGCTGACATCGCTAACGTTTGCAATGAGGCTGCTTTAATTGCTGCAAGAAATGAGGGAACACAGGTCACTATGCAGCATTTTGAAGCTGCTATTGACAGAATAATTGGTGGTTTGGAGAAAAAAAATAAG GTAATCAGCAAGCTGGAACGGCGAACCGTTGCTTATCATGAATCAGGTCATGCTGTTGCTGGATGGTTCTTAGAACATGCAGAACCCTTGCTCAAAGTTACAATAGTTCCACGTGGAACTGCAGCACTGGGCTTTGCTCAATATGTGCCAAGTGAAAACCTCTTATTGACCAAAGAGCAGCTCTTTGACATGACATGCATGACACTGGGTGGGCGTGCATCTGAAGAG GTTCTGTTGGGGAAGATTTCTACTGGAGCCCAAAATGACCTCGAGAAAGTGACCAAGATGACCTACGCTCAGGTGGCAGTTTACGGTTTCAGCAGCAAGGTTGGGCTCCTTTCGTTCCCCCAGAGAGACGATACACTCGAGATGACCAAGCCTTATAGCAGCAAGACTGGGGCCATCATCGATGAAGAGGTGAGAGAATGGGTATCGAAAGCCTATGAGAGAACTGTTGCATTGATAAAGGAGCACAAGGATCACGTTATCCAGATTGCTGAGCTGCTATTGGAGAAGGAGGTGCTGCATCAAGAAGACTTGGTCCGAGTCCTAGGGGAACGCCCGTTCGTTTCTAGCGAACCAACAAACTACGATAGGTTCATTCAAGGTTTTCAAGACGAGGATAACACAAGCAACAATCTTCCAGAGGATGCAGCATTGGAGGATGATGGTTCATCACCGCTCAATGGGGAAGTTGTGCCGACGTAG
- the LOC135581557 gene encoding E3 ubiquitin-protein ligase SDIR1-like isoform X1: MSYVLRTSRADIESGLPGFIPERRLMRMHVGGRPVNNNSTTFLLTVLVLFMILNSHQMSPNFLLWLVLGVFLMATSLRMYATWQQLQAQAQAHAAAASSFLGGTELRLHVPPSVAFATRGRLQSLRLQLALLDREFDDLDYDALRALDSDNPPDAPSMTEEEINALPVHNYKVQSRQGSATSRQSGGSLPQQASSSSVSATEQKRQESSKLDGDLKTPEDELTCSVCLEQVNVGELIRSLPCLHQFHAICIDPWLRQQGTCPVCKHRVNSGWHAGDDGEADMV, from the exons ATGAGCTATGTTTTACGGACAAGTAGAGCGGACATCGAGAGCGGCTTGCCAGGATTTATACCCGAGAGGCGGCTGATG CGAATGCATGTGGGCGGTCGACCTGTTAATAACAATTCGACTACTTTTCTTCTTACCG TTCTTGTTCTGTTCATGATATTGAATTCACATCAGATGTCACCCAATTTTCTG CTTTGGCTTGTTTTGGGAGTGTTTCTGATGGCCACCAGCCTAAGGATGTATGCAACTTGGCAGCAACTCCAGGCTCAAGCCCAAGCTCACGCTGCAGCTGCCAGTAGCTTCCTTGGGGGCACAGAGTTGCGGTTGCATGTTCCACCATCCGTAGCCTTTGCTACAAGAGGGCGCTTACAGAGCTTGAGGCTCCAACTTGCTCTTCTTGATCGAGAATTCGATGATCTAG ATTATGATGCTTTAAGAGCATTGGATTCTGATAATCCCCCTGATGCTCCTTCGATGACAGAGGAAGAAATCAATGCCCTTCCTGTACACAACTACAAGGTCCAATCTCGCCAAGGGTCTGCGACCAGTCGGCAAAG TGGTGGATCATTGCCACAACAGGCATCATCTTCTTCTGTATCTGCAACTGAG CAGAAAAGGCAGGAGAGTTCAAAACTAGATGGGGACTTGAAGACTCCGGAAGATGAACTGACATGCAGTGTTTGCTTGGAGCAAGTCAATGTGGGAGAATTGATAAGAAGCTTACCATGCTTGCATCAG TTTCATGCAATCTGTATCGATCCATGGTTGCGTCAGCAAGGTACATGCCCTGTCTGCAAGCACAGGGTGAATTCTGGATGGCATGCAGGTGATGATGGTGAAGCGGACATGGTCTAG